A window of Metabacillus sp. B2-18 contains these coding sequences:
- the hisS gene encoding histidine--tRNA ligase gives MSFQIPRGTQDILPGEVEKWQFVENTARDLCNRYQYKEIRTPIFEHTELFARGVGESTDIVQKEMYTFLDRKGRSITLRPEGTASTVRSFVEKKLYANPSQPTKLYYIGPMFRYERPQTGRFRQFVQFGVEALGSNDPAIDAEVISLAMNLYQTLGLKSLKLVINSLGDAESRKAHREALIAHFEPRIEEFCSDCQTRLKQNPLRILDCKKDRDHELMETAPSILEFLNDDSKKYFQKVQDYLGANGISFEVDPGLVRGLDYYNHTAFEIMSNAEGFGAITTLCGGGRYNGLAQDIGGPETPGIGFALSIERLLAALEAEKIELPITSSIDCYLVTMGDQAKDRAVSLLYEMRNAGLIAEKDYEDKKMKAQFKSADRHQAKYVAVLGDDELERNVIAVKNMETGTQEEVSIEEVITYLTSKV, from the coding sequence ATGTCATTCCAGATTCCTAGAGGAACTCAGGATATTTTACCTGGAGAAGTTGAGAAATGGCAGTTTGTTGAGAATACTGCTAGAGATTTATGTAACAGATATCAGTATAAGGAGATTCGCACACCAATATTTGAACATACGGAGCTGTTTGCAAGAGGTGTTGGAGAGAGTACCGATATTGTTCAAAAGGAAATGTATACCTTTTTGGATCGTAAAGGAAGAAGTATTACTCTTCGACCTGAGGGAACAGCTTCAACTGTAAGATCGTTTGTAGAAAAAAAGCTTTATGCGAATCCATCACAGCCAACTAAGCTTTATTATATCGGACCTATGTTTAGATATGAACGACCACAAACTGGACGATTTCGTCAATTTGTCCAATTTGGTGTAGAAGCATTAGGAAGTAATGATCCTGCAATTGATGCAGAAGTAATTTCTTTAGCAATGAATTTATACCAAACACTTGGATTAAAGAGCTTAAAGCTAGTAATTAATAGCTTAGGTGATGCAGAAAGTCGTAAAGCCCATCGTGAAGCACTAATAGCTCACTTTGAACCTAGAATTGAAGAGTTTTGTTCTGATTGCCAGACGCGTCTGAAGCAAAATCCATTACGGATCTTAGATTGTAAAAAAGATCGTGACCATGAATTAATGGAAACAGCTCCATCCATTTTAGAATTTTTAAACGATGATTCTAAGAAGTATTTCCAAAAAGTTCAAGATTATTTAGGTGCAAATGGTATCTCATTTGAAGTAGATCCTGGACTAGTAAGAGGGTTAGATTATTATAACCATACCGCTTTTGAGATTATGAGTAATGCAGAGGGCTTTGGTGCTATTACCACTCTATGTGGTGGTGGGCGCTATAATGGATTGGCTCAAGACATAGGAGGGCCTGAAACACCTGGAATTGGTTTTGCTTTGAGCATTGAGCGTTTATTAGCGGCGCTTGAAGCAGAAAAAATTGAACTTCCAATTACCTCATCTATTGACTGTTATTTAGTTACTATGGGGGATCAGGCTAAAGATCGTGCCGTTTCCTTACTTTATGAAATGAGAAATGCAGGTCTTATTGCAGAAAAAGATTATGAAGATAAAAAAATGAAGGCTCAATTTAAATCTGCTGACCGTCATCAAGCAAAATATGTTGCGGTACTAGGTGATGATGAGCTTGAAAGAAATGTGATTGCCGTTAAAAATATGGAAACAGGCACTCAAGAAGAAGTTTCAATAGAAGAAGTTATAACATATTTAACATCTAAGGTATAA